In the genome of Longimicrobiales bacterium, the window CTGCGCAATGCGGATGATCACGAACTCGGCGGGCTTGAGCGGGGCGAAGCCGACGAGGATGTTGACGACGCCGAGGTTCATGTCGTGCTGCGTCGTCGTCTCTGCATCGCATTTCACGAAGTACGCCTCGCTCGGGGTGGTACCCTGGAACGCACCCTGGCGGAAGAGATTGTGCATGAACGACCCAACGGACAGCCGGATCTGCGACCAGAGCGGTTCTTCGTTCGGCTCGAAAACGACCCACTGGGTACCGCGGTACAGGCTTTCCTCGATGAAGAGCGCCGTCCGGCGAACGGGCAGGTACTTCCACGGGTCGGCGAGGCGGTCGGAGCCGCGCAGGGTGCGCGCACCCCACACCACGTGGCCGATACCGGGCAGCGCGCGCAGGCAGTTGATGCCCTGCGGATTGAGCAGACCCTGCTGCATTTCGGTGAGCGATACGGCAAGTTCATTGACGCCGATCAGCGAAGCCTCGGTGCCGGCCGGCGCTTTCCACACGCCGCGCTGCGCATCGGTGCGCGCGATGACTCCCGCGACAGCGCCCGCTGGCGCGAATGTCGCCAGCCGTCCCTGTTGCAGCGGGTCCGGACAACGGATGCGCGG includes:
- a CDS encoding phage tail sheath subtilisin-like domain-containing protein translates to MDRTEPTVPRVYIEEVPSGVPTITGVSTSVTGFIGRARRGPVNRARIIHGFGEFESAFGTLWEQSALGYAVQQYFLNGGATAVIVRVDGGATPVDAAILGSAVPPKTGLHAFDEVEDLNLLCIPPFDSAGFTGDASSQVLTAALAYVRLRRAILLVDPPSSWNNAADPTSAASGVDSTAFGLARDANAAVYFPRIRCPDPLQQGRLATFAPAGAVAGVIARTDAQRGVWKAPAGTEASLIGVNELAVSLTEMQQGLLNPQGINCLRALPGIGHVVWGARTLRGSDRLADPWKYLPVRRTALFIEESLYRGTQWVVFEPNEEPLWSQIRLSVGSFMHNLFRQGAFQGTTPSEAYFVKCDAETTTQHDMNLGVVNILVGFAPLKPAEFVIIRIAQRAGQVAT